Proteins encoded in a region of the Cheilinus undulatus linkage group 8, ASM1832078v1, whole genome shotgun sequence genome:
- the msh5 gene encoding mutS protein homolog 5 — translation MQKVMAALQSLRGEAGPVFGPIGLNGDEEEEEVSPAVLMSVLAQHGQVALCFYDSSNSSLHYMKDTPDNSELHLLARVIQEVSPHVIITSAKQERCMTRFLQQLGANPDYKPEVVIYPFVDFGVEVGKQRLLSANLPFLPASTPKKDKMSYLFSCIPFDSPLMLRAVGALLKCLDRRRVGVELEDSSVGVPILQFHAYTLKGVVCIDLDTYSVLQIFKSELHPSVYKLHSGEKEGLSLYGILNRCRSKFGSKVLREWFLRPTQDLAVLHRRQEVIRFFTSPQNSDVLSTLQSSLRNISNIPTLLRRMSLSHTKATDWQSLYKTVYSVVCIRDTVRHLPQSIQLFHDISEGFSDDLQYIASLISRVVDFESSIAENRFTIKPNVDPAIDEKKRRMMGLSDFLTDVARRELEHLDTRIPSCCVIYIPLIGFLLSVPRLPSMVEKEDFEIEGLEFMFLSEDRLHYRSQRTKELDDLLGDLHCDIRDMETAVMTQLQNTILEKSTALYKVLDLTAELDCLMALSSASQEYGYTSPKLSNQRRITIVQGRHPLLELCSPVFVANSFQSCESEGRVKVITGPNSSGKSIYLKQVGLIVFMALIGSDVPVKEAEIGLVDGIFTRMQSRESVSVGLSTFIIDLNQMAQALNSSTGNSLVLIDEFGKGTNTVDGLSLLAASISHWLKKAPVDVPHVLLATNFHSLLQLGLLPSSSLLSVLTLETAVDGDELVFLYQLKEGICQCSYAANIATLAGLPASLVQRGVEVSELYRTGRPIKRIDRASSDEQANRCRSVVEKFLCLDLEDKDLDLQYFMKQELLPSAGELLNCS, via the exons ATGCAG aaggTTATGGCAGCACTGCAAAGTCTGAGAGGAGAAGCAGGTCCAGTTTTTGGTCCCATAGGCCTAAATggagatgaagaagaggaggaagtcTCACCTGCA GTTTTAATGAGTGTTTTGGCCCAGCATGGACAGGTGGCCCTCTGCTTTTATGACAGTAGTAACTCCTCTCTGCACTACATGAAAGATACTCCTGACAACTCTGAGCTCCACCTGCTGGCCAGAG TCATCCAGGAGGTCAGTCCCCATGTTATCATTACCAGTGCAAAGCAGGAGCGCTGCATGACACGCTTCCTGCAACAACTTG GTGCAAACCCAGACTACAAACCAGAGGTGGTAATTTATCCATTTGTTGACTTTG GTGTAGAAGTTGGAAAGCAGAGGCTGCTGTCTGCCAATCTGCCTTTCCTTCCTGCTTCCACtccaaagaaagacaaaatgtcCTACCTCTTCTCCTGCATCCCCTTTGACTCGCCCCTGATG CTGAGGGCAGTGGGAGCTCTGCTCAAATGTCTGGACAGGAGGAGAGTAGGAGTGGAGCTGGAAGACAGCAGTGTTGGAGTCCCTATCCTACAGTTTCACGCCTACACACT TAAAGGTGTTGTTTGCATTGACCTTGACACCTACAG TGTATTGCAGATCTTCAAGTCAGAACTTCACCCGTCAGTGTATAAGCTGCATTCAGGTGAAAAAGAAGGGCTCAGTCTTTATG GGATACTGAACCGCTGCAGGTCCAAGTTTGGTTCTAAAGTACTGCG TGAGTGGTTTCTGCGGCCAACTCAGGACCTTGCTGTGTTACACAGACGACAAGAAGTGATCCGCTTCTTCACGTCACCTCAGAACTCCGATGTCCTGAGCACTCTGCAGTCCTCGCTGCGCAACATCAGCAACATACCA ACTCTTCTGCGCAGGATGTCTCTCTCTCACACCAAAGCCACAGACTGGCAGAGTCTCTACAAG acAGTGTACAGTGTAGTGTGTATCAGGGACACTGTTCGACACCTGCCTCAGTCCATTCAGCTTTTCCATGACATCAGTGAAGGTTTCTCGGATGACCTTCAGTATATTGCCTCCCTCATCAGCAGAGTG GTGGATTTTGAGAGCAGCATAGCTGAGAACCGATTCACCATCAAACCCAATGTGGATCCAGCAATAGATGAGA agaagaggaggatgatgggTTTGTCCGACTTCCTCACTGATGTCGCCAGAAGAGAACTGGAACACCTGGACACTCGCATCCCCTCCTGCTGTGTCATCTACATCCCTCTG ATTGGGTTTCTACTCTCTGTCCCTCGCCTGCCCAGCATGGTGGAGAAAGAGGACTTTGAGATAGAGGGGCTTGAATTCATG TTTTTGTCCGAGGATCGTCTGCACTACCGCAGCCAGAGAACCAAGGAGCTTGATGACCTCCTAGGAGACTTACACTGTGATATTAGAG ATATGGAGACGGCAGTGATGACACAGTTACAGAACACAATCCTCGAGAAGAGCACCGCCCTCTATAAG GTTCTGGATCTCACTGCTGAGCTGGACTGTCTGATGGCTCTGAGCAGCGCCTCGCAGGAGTATGGCTACACCTCACCAAAACTCTCCAACCAAAGGAGGATTACCATCGTACAGGGCAG ACACCCTCTTTTAGAGCTGTGCTCCCCTGTGTTTGTGGCCAACTCCTTCCAGAGCTGCGAGTCAGAGGGCAGAGTCAAAGTCATTACTGGCCCAAATTCATCTGGAAAGAGCATCTACCTCAAACAG GTGGGTCTGATTGTGTTcatggctctgattggctcagatGTACCAGTTAAGGAGGCAGAGATTGGTCTCGTGGATGGGATCTTTACTCGCATGCAGAGCAGAGAATCTGTATCTGTGGGCCTCAGCACTTTCATAATAGACCTTAACCAG ATGGCCCAGGCTCTGAACAGCAGCACCGGCAACTCATTAGTTCTCATCGATGAATTTGGAAAAGGAACTAACACA GTGGATGGCTTGTCCCTGTTGGCGGCATCAATCTCTCATTGGCTGAAAAAAGCTCCAGTGGATGTTCCTCACGTGCTGCTGGCCACAAACTTCCACAGTCTGCTGCAGCTGggcctcctcccctcctccagCCTGCTGTCTGTTCTG ACTCTAGAGACTGCGGTGGATGGGGATGAGTTGGTGTTTCTGTACCAACTAAAAGAAGGGATCTGTCAGTGCAGTTATGCTGCCAACATCGCCACTCTGGCAGGCCTGCCAGCCAGCCTCGTACAGAGGGGAGTGGAG GTATCTGAACTGTACCGGACAGGGCGTCCCATCAAACGCATCGACAGAGCATCTTCAGATGAGCAGGCGAATAG GTGCAGGTCTGTGGTGGAGAAGTTCCTGTGCCTGGACCTGGAGGACAAAGACTTGGACCTTCAGTACTTTATGAAACAGGAGCTCCTGCCCTCTGCTGGGGAGCTGCTGAACTGCAGCTGA